The sequence below is a genomic window from Sphingobium sp. EP60837.
CATATTTGACCACAAAGGTCTGCCCTGCATAACGCTGCATATAAGGCAACGCCTCAACGAGGGTTTCAGCCTTGGCGAGGAGTGCGGGATCGGGCGCGTGCTTGTTATTCATGCGCGCGCGCATACGGCCTAATGGGTGCGGGGGCAAGTTTTGGGCTGTTCAAGCCATTCCCCTCCCGCAGGCGGGAGGGAAGCAGGTAGTTGCCTCACCACGCCAGCCGATACTTCACGCCCATGGCCTGCGCCAGATGCCGCTGCCGCCGCTCGACCGCCTCGCCGAACAGTTCTGCATCCACATTCCGCAGCCGCAGCTCCAGCGTATCGCCGACCATCTCCAGCTTCGAGGCTAGCAACGGCCCCTCGACACCGCCGGAAAGCCGCTGGCCGAGCCGGATCGCAAGGCCCCAAAGCGTCGCCCGCTTGAGCGCGGCAGCCGATGCCAGCCCTTCAATGGCGGGCGGAACCGTAGCCCCGCCGCCGAAATTGCTATGCAGCGCCTGCGCCAGCATCGCCCGTTCAGGCGCGGTGATGCCAACCCAATTGCTGTGCAACGCGATCTCGACGCCGCGTTCGGCTCGAAAATCAGGGTTCGCGCGCCAGCCCACATCGGCCAGCAGGCAAGCAGCCCTGCGGATGCGTCGCCAGGATGGTTCATCATCCTCGAACAGCGATGCGATCCAGCGTTCGATCATGTCGCCATGGCCGACGAAGCGCCCCTGCGCCTCCCCTTCCGCCTCGGCCGCGACCAGCAGCGGATCGTGCGCGCGAATCTCCGGCGGCAAATCCTCGAACAACAGCCCTTCGCGCAGGCCATAGGCGGACACGATCAGTTCGCTCGACTTCAGTTGGCGCACGACAACCGACAGCAGCGCGGCGGCGTCCGGCAGCGTGGGAACGCGTGACCCGGTGATCGCCGGAATATCCTTCAATCGCGCGCGGCCGACATGCGACACGATTCGCGTCAACTGCTCCGCCCGGGACGCGGGCATCGCATATTGATGCACCACCGGCAGCGGGAAATGGGTGAGCTGCATGTCGAAGCGGGCAAGCGAGCGCCAGGAACCGCCCACAAGGTAGAAGGGCACGCCCGGTTCGACGACCCAGCCCGCCTTCTCCAGCATCTTCTTCACCTGCCGCTCCAGGACGGCAGGGCCTTTCGCGCGGATCTGGGGCAGGCGCAGCACGCCCAGCGGCAGCGAAATGGTGTCATGCACAGCGCCATCGCGCACCCGTGCCAGCTCCAGGCTGCCGCCGCCCAGATCGCCCACCACGCCATTGGCCCCAGGAATGCCCGACAGCACGCCATGGGCCGCCGCGATCGCTTCCTGAGCCCCGGAAAGCAGCTCGACCTTAAGTCCCATCGCACGCGCGCGCAGGATGAACTCCTCGCCGTTGGCCGCGTCCCGCACTGCGGCCGTGGCGACACAGCGGACGTCCTGCACCTCCATTTCGCGGCAGAGATGGGCGAAACGTCCCACTGCGCGCAGCCCGCGCTCCATCGCCTCCGGCTCGATGCGGCCGGTCTTGCCAAGTGACGCGCCCAGCCCCGCCATCACCTTTTCATTGAAGAGGGTGAACGGAATGCGGCGGGGTCCGTCATACACCACCAGGCGGACGCTGTTGGAGCCGATGTCGATGATCGCCGTGCGCGCATTGGCATGCTCTGGCGATGTCGCCATCGTCTCGGCGATGGCGCGCACCTGGCTCAGCATGGAGTTCATGCGGGTCAGGCTCGCCCGCGCAGGCGTAGCGTCGGGACGGCTTCGCTATCCAGCGCCGCACCCCGGCCCGACAGCGACGGATTGGTCATGAAATAGCGGTGGAGATTGAAGGGGCGATCGCTTGCGCGCACGCGGGCATAGTGGCCATCGCTGTCCAGCTCCCAGCTCTGCTCGGTATCGATGAGATTCGCCACCATCACCTGGTCCAGAATCTGGTCGTGCACGGTCGGGTTTTCCACAGGAGCCAGAAATTCAACGCGGCGGTCAAAGTTCCTCGGCATCCAGTCGGCCGAGCTGATGAACACCTTCGCACCGTTATTGGGCAGCGCCTTGCCATTGCCGAACACGGTGATGCGGCTATGCTCCAGGAACCGGCCGACGACCGACTTCACCCGAATATTCTCCGACATGCCCGGCACGCCTGGACGCAGGCAGCAGATGCCGCGTACGATCAGGTCGATCTGAACCCCCGCATTGCTGGCGGCGTAGAGCTTTTCGATGATTGCCGGATCGACCAGCGAGTTCATCTTGGCCCAGATGGTGCCGGGCCGGCCCGCGCGAACATGCACGATCTCCGCCTCGATCAGCTCGCACAGGCGATTACGCAGGTCGCGCGGCGACATGACCAGCTTTTCCAGCGCCTGCGGCTCGACATAGCCGGTGATGTAGTTGAACAGCGCCGCCGCATCGCGGCCATAGGCCGGGTCCGCGGTGAAGAAGCTCAGATCGGTATAGATGCGCGCGGTGATCGGGTGATAATTGCCCGTGCCGAAATGACAGTAGGTGCGGAACGCCTCGCCTTCGCGGCGGACGACCATCGACACCTTGGCATGGGTCTTCCAGTCGATGAAGCCATAGACAACCTGCACGCCCGCGCGTTCCAGCGCGTCGGCCCACATGAGGTTCTGTTCCTCGTCGAACCGCGCCTTCAACTCGACCACTGCCGTCACCGACTTACCCGCCTCCGCCGCGTCGATCAGCGCGCGGATGATCGCCGACTGCTTGCCCGCGCGATAGAGCGTCTGCTTGATCGCGACGACATCGGGGTCGGATGCGGCTTGTTTCAGGAACGAAACGACAACGTCGAACGCTTCATAGGGGTGATGGACGACAATGTCCTTCGCCCGGATCGCGGCAAAGCAATCCCCGCCATATTCGCGGATTCGTTCAGGAAATCGCGGCGCATAGGGTTCGAACTTCAGGTCCGGCCGGTCCTCATCCACCACGCCGGACAGGTCGCCGATGCCGACAAAGCCCTCCACCTCGGCGATAATCGCCTCATGCCCCTGGAGCATGTCCTGCAGCATTTCCTCGACCGGCTCGGGAATGCGCTCCTCTATCTCCATCCGGATCACGCGGCCCCGGCGGCGGCGCTTGATGGCGCTGCGGAAATAGCGGACCAGATCCTCCGCCTCTTCCTCGATCTCAATATCGCTGTCGCGGATGATGCGGAACACCCCGCTGTTGCGCACGCGGTAGCCGGGAAAGAGATCGGCGGAAAAGCGCCGGATCACCGCCTCCAACGCCATGTAGCGCGCATGGTCGCCCGGTATCCGCACGAAGCGAGCGAGCGAAGACGGGATCATCACCAGTTCGCGGATCGGCTGCTTGTCCGACAGCCGCTCCAGATCGAAGACGATCGAGAGCCCCTGGTTGGGAATGAAGGGGAACGGATGCGCCGGGTCAAGCGCTTGGGGCGTGAGGATCGGGAAGACCTGGCTCAGGAAATGGTCGCGCAGCCATGTCTCGCTGGCCGCATCCATCGGGCTGGACGGGCCGATGACCTCGATGCCGACCTTCGCAAGTTCACCATGCAGCGCGCCCCAGACCTTCTGCTGAGCGCCCATCAACCGCGCGGTCTCCTCCGCGATCGCGCCAAGCTGCTGCGCTGGCGTCAACCCATCGGCGGAGCGCATGTCGACGTCCTGCAACTGCTGCCCCTTCAGGCCCGCCACGCGCACGCTGAAAAATTCGTCAAGATTCGCGCCCGAAATCGACAGGAAGCGCAGCCGCTCCAGCAGCGGATGCTCGCGGTTCATCGCTTCCTCCAGCACCCGCTGGTTGAAGGCCAGCCAGGACAGCTCCCGGTTGAAATAGCGGTCGCTGGGCAGGGTCAGGCTGGCAGAGGGATCAGCTTCGGCCACGTCTCTCTCAATTTGATGAGGGGTGCGGATCATCGGGCATTATAGGCAAGAATCCGGCCGCTTGCAGGGCCTCTTTCGCCATAGCGGCAGAAATCTTACGTCCAGATGACAGCGCCGCCTCGTTCAGCAGCCGCGTCACGCCTGCAATCGCCGCATAGCTGCGCTCTATCCGGCGCAGCAGCCATTCGGGCAGGTCAGCCGCATAATTAGCGCCCATCGCTCCCAGCGCCCGTTCGACCAGCGCGCGAGCGAGCGGTTCGTCGGGCTCCTCAATGGCGATGTGCGGCGCCGCTGCCAGCCGGGATTTAAGGTCAGGCAGCGTGACATCCCACAGCGTCGGCGCACGCAATCCGATCAGAAGCAGCGGCCTGCGGCTGGTCTGCGCATCATTCCAGGCGTTGAAAAGAAGGCGGTCCTCCTGCCCTTCCGCATCGTCGATGACCCTGCCGGCGCTCATGGCCGCAAAGCGCCGGCCCAGCATCGACCGGCCGGAGAGGGAAGGACCGCTCAGCACGCTGATCGCCAGCGGCCAGTCGCGCCAACCTTCCAGATGACGCACGGCGACGCTATTCGCATCGCTGACCAGGAAGTCCCCGTCCGTCCCCTGCCCTGGCCAATCAAATGGCAGGCTGATCTGCCTCATTGCGGCGCTGCCGCTCCTGCAGGCGCTGCGCCGCCTCCACGCCGGATACGCAGGGCGGAGCCAGAGCCGGAGACCGTGAAACCCCGCGCCTGAAGCGCCGCGCGCAGCGCATCGGCTGTGCCGTCGAAGCTCACCTGCATCACCGATGTGCCACCCAGCGCCAGGCTGCTGGTGATCGCGGACCGCACGCCCAGGATCGAGCGAACCGCCGCCTCACCCTGCGCGACCGATCCGGCGTCCGGCGTGTCGAACTGGATCGAGAAGCTGCTGGTGGCAGCGGCAGGAACAGGCGCCTCCAGCGTTTCCACAGGCGCTTCGGTGGTGTTTTCTATCTCCAGAGCATCCGGATCAACCGGCTCCTCGATGATGAGCGAGGGGTCGGGCCGCAGGCGTCCATCATTAAGGGCAGCGGTATAAAGCTGGTCGATCCGCCGCGCTGCTTCATCCAGCATCTGCGGAATGGCGCTTTCGGCGGAAGCGCGCAGGGAGAAGCTGCCGATCAGCCGGTCATCGGGACCATAGCGCGCGGTGAAGGTGCCCGTGACAGGACCACCAGGCCATTGCCGCTCCAGCCGCGCGATCGGCACCACCACATCGGCCGCGCCATATTGGTCGAGCAGCACGCGCCACCAGAGACGCCCGCGACGCCCCACCTGGCCGGCATTGAGCAGGACCGGGTCGGCGATTGATCCGGCGACGCGCACATAATCGATGGCGCTGTCGCCGGTGCGGAACCGCGCCCAGGCTTTCTGCCATTCATTGATCCGTTCGTAGGACACGGCCGATCCCCCGTCCCACATCACCGGGATGACGAGCAGCGGCGGCGAACGCATGACATGGCCAGACACGCCCAGCAACTGACCCGTGCGCGCGCGGTCGAACAAAATGCCCAGCGTTGCGACATAGCGGGTGGGGCCGATCTGCTCATATTCGATTTCGACGCCGGAGATCATGCCTTCCAGCTGCGAATCGGACAGGCTGGGCACGCCTGCATTGCCGTGGGTGCGCGTCCAAAGCATGCGCCAGCCCTGCCGCTGCGCCAGCCGCCATCCGGCAAGGCGCGCGCTATTGGCATCCTTGCCCAGCACATCGACCTTGATGCCGCTCACTTGATAGTCGCCGCCGCTGGCGATCGGGGGCACGCCGCGCTCCCCCTCCATCTGCGCGAACAGCGCCGCCGCTGCGAGACCAAGGACGATGGCGCCCAATATCTGCGCGGGACGCGACAGCAGGCGAAGCAGCTGCGATGGCCGGAAATTCAGGCGGGGCAAGGCAGGGGACAGGCTCACGCGCGCCCTTTTGGCGGGATTTCCCCCATCTGCCAAGCGCCAACCCATTTCCCGTTCCGTTTTCCGCGCCATTGTGCACTCTCTGGGTTGCCGCATTTTCTTAAGCCGCCAGATGTTTCCATCTGGCTCGAAAATGCTTTAGGGGGCGCGAGCATGAGCGACACCGAATCCTACAGCTACGCCAAGGCTGGCGTGGACATCGCGGCAGGCAATGCGCTGGTCCGCGCCATCGCCCCTCTTGCCAAGGCGACGCGCCGCCCCGGCGCCGACGCCGAACTGGGCGGCTTTGGCGGCTTCTTCGACCTCAAGGCCGCCGGCTATGACGATCCGCTGCTGGTCGCGGCCAATGACGGCGTCGGCACCAAGCTGAAGCTCGCCATCGACCATGATGCGCATGACGGCGTGGGCATCGACCTTGTCGCCATGTGCGCCAACGACCTTATCGTTCAGGGCGCGGAGCCGCTTTTCTTCCTCGACTATTACGCCACCGGCAAGCTGGAGAGCGGCGTCGCCGAGCGCGTGATCGCGGGCATCGCCGAAGGCTGCAAGCAAGCTGGCTGCGCACTGATCGGCGGCGAGACCGCCGAAATGCCCGGCATGTATGCGGCCGGGGATTATGACCTTGCCGGTTTCTGCGTCGGCGCGGTGGAGCGGTCGCAGGCACTGACCGGCAACAAGGTGAAGGCCGGCGATGTGCTGCTCGGCCTCGCCTCCTCGGGCGTGCATTCCAACGGCTTCTCGCTGGTCCGCCGCCTCGCCGCGGACAAAGGCTGGAAGCTCGACCG
It includes:
- a CDS encoding RNA degradosome polyphosphate kinase — translated: MAEADPSASLTLPSDRYFNRELSWLAFNQRVLEEAMNREHPLLERLRFLSISGANLDEFFSVRVAGLKGQQLQDVDMRSADGLTPAQQLGAIAEETARLMGAQQKVWGALHGELAKVGIEVIGPSSPMDAASETWLRDHFLSQVFPILTPQALDPAHPFPFIPNQGLSIVFDLERLSDKQPIRELVMIPSSLARFVRIPGDHARYMALEAVIRRFSADLFPGYRVRNSGVFRIIRDSDIEIEEEAEDLVRYFRSAIKRRRRGRVIRMEIEERIPEPVEEMLQDMLQGHEAIIAEVEGFVGIGDLSGVVDEDRPDLKFEPYAPRFPERIREYGGDCFAAIRAKDIVVHHPYEAFDVVVSFLKQAASDPDVVAIKQTLYRAGKQSAIIRALIDAAEAGKSVTAVVELKARFDEEQNLMWADALERAGVQVVYGFIDWKTHAKVSMVVRREGEAFRTYCHFGTGNYHPITARIYTDLSFFTADPAYGRDAAALFNYITGYVEPQALEKLVMSPRDLRNRLCELIEAEIVHVRAGRPGTIWAKMNSLVDPAIIEKLYAASNAGVQIDLIVRGICCLRPGVPGMSENIRVKSVVGRFLEHSRITVFGNGKALPNNGAKVFISSADWMPRNFDRRVEFLAPVENPTVHDQILDQVMVANLIDTEQSWELDSDGHYARVRASDRPFNLHRYFMTNPSLSGRGAALDSEAVPTLRLRGRA
- a CDS encoding chromosomal replication initiator DnaA; amino-acid sequence: MRQISLPFDWPGQGTDGDFLVSDANSVAVRHLEGWRDWPLAISVLSGPSLSGRSMLGRRFAAMSAGRVIDDAEGQEDRLLFNAWNDAQTSRRPLLLIGLRAPTLWDVTLPDLKSRLAAAPHIAIEEPDEPLARALVERALGAMGANYAADLPEWLLRRIERSYAAIAGVTRLLNEAALSSGRKISAAMAKEALQAAGFLPIMPDDPHPSSN
- a CDS encoding heavy-metal-associated domain-containing protein, yielding MGWRLADGGNPAKRARVSLSPALPRLNFRPSQLLRLLSRPAQILGAIVLGLAAAALFAQMEGERGVPPIASGGDYQVSGIKVDVLGKDANSARLAGWRLAQRQGWRMLWTRTHGNAGVPSLSDSQLEGMISGVEIEYEQIGPTRYVATLGILFDRARTGQLLGVSGHVMRSPPLLVIPVMWDGGSAVSYERINEWQKAWARFRTGDSAIDYVRVAGSIADPVLLNAGQVGRRGRLWWRVLLDQYGAADVVVPIARLERQWPGGPVTGTFTARYGPDDRLIGSFSLRASAESAIPQMLDEAARRIDQLYTAALNDGRLRPDPSLIIEEPVDPDALEIENTTEAPVETLEAPVPAAATSSFSIQFDTPDAGSVAQGEAAVRSILGVRSAITSSLALGGTSVMQVSFDGTADALRAALQARGFTVSGSGSALRIRRGGGAAPAGAAAPQ
- the purM gene encoding phosphoribosylformylglycinamidine cyclo-ligase is translated as MSDTESYSYAKAGVDIAAGNALVRAIAPLAKATRRPGADAELGGFGGFFDLKAAGYDDPLLVAANDGVGTKLKLAIDHDAHDGVGIDLVAMCANDLIVQGAEPLFFLDYYATGKLESGVAERVIAGIAEGCKQAGCALIGGETAEMPGMYAAGDYDLAGFCVGAVERSQALTGNKVKAGDVLLGLASSGVHSNGFSLVRRLAADKGWKLDRPAIFDNEVLLIDALMAPTRIYVKALLPLVRGGKINALAHITGGGLLENIPRVLPDGCHAMVDADGWEQPRLMAFLQVQGNIEPQEMARTFNCGVGMVLAVDADVADAVAAELEAAGETVVRVGVVEAGEKGCTVKGSQETWSAKADWTATHLG
- a CDS encoding Ppx/GppA family phosphatase; this encodes MNSMLSQVRAIAETMATSPEHANARTAIIDIGSNSVRLVVYDGPRRIPFTLFNEKVMAGLGASLGKTGRIEPEAMERGLRAVGRFAHLCREMEVQDVRCVATAAVRDAANGEEFILRARAMGLKVELLSGAQEAIAAAHGVLSGIPGANGVVGDLGGGSLELARVRDGAVHDTISLPLGVLRLPQIRAKGPAVLERQVKKMLEKAGWVVEPGVPFYLVGGSWRSLARFDMQLTHFPLPVVHQYAMPASRAEQLTRIVSHVGRARLKDIPAITGSRVPTLPDAAALLSVVVRQLKSSELIVSAYGLREGLLFEDLPPEIRAHDPLLVAAEAEGEAQGRFVGHGDMIERWIASLFEDDEPSWRRIRRAACLLADVGWRANPDFRAERGVEIALHSNWVGITAPERAMLAQALHSNFGGGATVPPAIEGLASAAALKRATLWGLAIRLGQRLSGGVEGPLLASKLEMVGDTLELRLRNVDAELFGEAVERRQRHLAQAMGVKYRLAW